One candidate division KSB1 bacterium DNA window includes the following coding sequences:
- a CDS encoding TolC family protein, with protein sequence MNRSRILPIAILIGALLLTSAGRARAEDMVLRRYIDLALARNPRVSAAEHRTNAATERISQAGALADPMLGLGLSEYPLGGPGTDRLRMAAKRISIEQQFPWPGSRRLERGMAGADRDMLRAMTDAERVMLALEVKMSYREWQRIRAELVLIDSSRAVLTKMLAQTRSNYAVGLGDLSDLLRAETEVNKLDAMRVDFAAMEQKVVADLSTFCQLPPDSISTPPQPLEFQPRDYEVDSVLARVSAASPELRAAEFKHRAAEIGVKSARKMGLPMFSLGLEYMRRHTEVMTTDGHTVETELLPDNMISIMGGATLPVYRKSKQNRLVAQREIAALQAGDERDVIYNDLRLGVSKALADLQALDEQIGLYQTAILPQARTTLAAALIGYANGRVDFTALLSSEMNVFEQERQAVAKIAEFAIARARLEAATGEVYDER encoded by the coding sequence ATGAATCGCTCGCGGATCCTCCCTATCGCCATCCTGATCGGCGCCCTGCTCCTGACCTCCGCTGGCCGTGCGCGAGCGGAAGACATGGTGCTCCGACGATATATCGATCTGGCACTGGCGCGAAACCCGCGAGTTTCGGCAGCCGAGCACCGCACGAACGCGGCGACGGAGCGCATTTCGCAAGCAGGGGCCCTCGCGGATCCGATGCTGGGACTGGGCTTGAGCGAGTATCCGCTGGGCGGACCCGGTACGGATCGGCTGCGGATGGCGGCCAAGCGCATTTCAATCGAGCAGCAGTTTCCGTGGCCGGGATCGCGCAGGCTGGAGCGCGGCATGGCGGGCGCGGATCGCGACATGTTACGGGCGATGACGGACGCCGAGCGCGTGATGCTGGCGCTTGAGGTCAAAATGAGTTACCGCGAGTGGCAACGGATCCGCGCCGAACTCGTACTGATCGACTCGAGTCGGGCCGTGCTTACGAAGATGCTGGCGCAGACTCGGAGCAACTACGCCGTCGGGCTGGGCGACCTGTCCGACCTGCTGCGCGCGGAAACCGAGGTGAACAAGCTGGACGCGATGCGCGTTGACTTCGCGGCGATGGAACAGAAGGTGGTTGCGGACTTGAGCACATTTTGCCAGCTTCCGCCGGATTCGATCAGTACACCGCCGCAGCCGCTGGAGTTCCAGCCGCGCGACTATGAAGTGGACTCGGTGCTGGCTCGTGTCTCGGCCGCGAGCCCCGAGCTGCGCGCGGCGGAGTTCAAACATCGGGCAGCGGAAATCGGCGTAAAATCTGCGCGCAAGATGGGGCTGCCCATGTTCAGTTTAGGCCTTGAATATATGCGCCGGCACACGGAGGTGATGACGACGGACGGTCACACAGTTGAAACCGAGTTGTTGCCGGACAACATGATCTCGATCATGGGCGGCGCGACGCTGCCGGTGTATCGGAAGAGCAAACAGAACCGGCTGGTCGCGCAGCGCGAAATTGCCGCGCTGCAGGCCGGCGATGAGCGGGACGTGATCTACAATGATCTCCGCCTGGGTGTCAGCAAGGCACTGGCCGACTTGCAAGCGTTGGACGAACAGATCGGTCTCTACCAGACGGCCATCCTACCGCAGGCGCGCACGACCCTGGCGGCCGCGCTGATCGGATATGCCAACGGGCGAGTGGACTTCACCGCGCTGCTGTCCAGCGAAATGAACGTGTTTGAGCAGGAGCGCCAAGCAGTGGCGAAAATAGCCGAGTTTGCGATCGCTCGCGC